The following proteins are encoded in a genomic region of Streptomyces sp. NBC_01723:
- a CDS encoding lysylphosphatidylglycerol synthase transmembrane domain-containing protein produces MKQQGVHPEDAEGTSDASSRPDTVDDGGGKSARRAAAGRSATAADPDDVAHIDEVEGDEPLLPARVHRPSDLMRLLVGVLAVAVLLAVAAFAHGTTSGLEQDINKGTGQAPDLLIKIAGLASSIAILLVPVAFAIERLIKRDGLRIADGVLAAVLAHGVTLATDLWVAKAAPGSIQEALTQPSPGDIHALTDPVHGYLAPVIAYMTAVGMSRRPRWRAVLWIVLLLDAFSMLVTGYTTPFSIILTVLIGWTVAYGTLYAVGSPNVRPTGRTLMAGLRHVGFRPVTAAREEAPADSAETGDRGRRYFVTLEDGHPLDVTVVDREQQAQGFFYRAWRNLTLRGFATRSSLPSLRQALEQEALLAYAAIGAGANAPKLIATSELGPDAVMLVYEHTGGRTLDSLPDEEITDELLRGTWEQVQALQSRRIAHRRLVGDAILVDRSGAVILTDLRIGEIAAGDLLLRMDISQLLVTLGLRVGAERAVASAVGVLGPDAVADCLPMLQPIALSRSTRATLRRLARERAEREREAVLESSRQAKPARAEAAAGEDAGDTPEKSVQLTKTEDTSKTEKTDKSDKKAARAEQRAEKRAVEEALEEAREEDLLTLIRHAVLRIRPQAPVEPARLERVRPRTLISFIAGAIGAYFLLTQLTHIEFGPLISNAQWGWVAAAVLFSAASYLAAAMALLGFVPERVPFLRTVAAQVAGSFVKIVAPAAVGGVALNTRFLQRAGVRPGLAVASVGASQLFGLGCHILMLMAFGYLTGTEKTPSLSPSRTVIAGLLTVAVLVLVVTSVPFLRKFVVTRVRSLFAGVVPRMLDVLQRPQKLITGIGGMLLLTACFVMCLDASIRAFGDDSTSISLASVAVVFLAGNALGSAAPTPGGVGAVEATLTVGLIAVGLPKEVAAPAVLLYRLLTLWLPVLPGWLMFNHLTRKEAL; encoded by the coding sequence ATGAAGCAGCAGGGTGTGCACCCCGAGGACGCCGAGGGCACCTCTGACGCTTCGTCGCGCCCGGACACCGTGGACGACGGCGGCGGGAAGTCCGCCCGGCGTGCGGCGGCGGGCAGGTCGGCCACGGCCGCCGATCCCGACGACGTGGCGCACATCGACGAAGTGGAGGGCGACGAACCGCTCCTCCCCGCGCGCGTGCACCGCCCCTCCGACCTCATGCGGCTGCTGGTGGGCGTACTCGCCGTCGCCGTACTCCTCGCCGTGGCCGCCTTCGCGCACGGCACCACCTCCGGCCTCGAACAGGACATCAACAAGGGGACCGGGCAGGCTCCCGACCTGCTCATCAAGATCGCGGGGCTGGCGTCCAGCATCGCGATCCTCCTGGTGCCGGTCGCCTTCGCGATCGAACGGCTGATCAAACGGGACGGGCTGCGGATCGCCGACGGCGTACTGGCGGCGGTCCTCGCGCACGGGGTGACCCTGGCCACTGACCTGTGGGTCGCCAAGGCCGCCCCGGGGTCCATCCAGGAGGCGCTCACCCAGCCGTCGCCGGGCGACATCCACGCGCTGACCGACCCCGTGCACGGTTATCTGGCTCCGGTCATCGCGTACATGACCGCGGTCGGCATGTCCCGCAGACCCCGCTGGCGCGCGGTGCTGTGGATCGTGCTGCTCCTCGACGCGTTCTCGATGCTCGTCACCGGCTACACCACGCCGTTCTCGATCATCCTGACCGTCCTCATCGGCTGGACCGTGGCCTACGGCACGCTGTACGCGGTCGGCTCCCCCAACGTCCGGCCCACCGGTCGGACGCTGATGGCGGGCCTGCGGCACGTCGGCTTCCGCCCGGTGACCGCCGCACGCGAGGAGGCACCGGCGGACAGCGCGGAGACCGGCGACCGCGGCCGCCGCTACTTCGTCACGCTGGAGGACGGGCATCCGCTCGACGTGACGGTGGTGGACCGGGAGCAGCAGGCGCAGGGCTTCTTCTACCGCGCCTGGCGCAACCTGACGCTGCGCGGCTTCGCCACCCGCAGCAGCCTCCCCTCCCTGCGGCAGGCCCTGGAGCAGGAGGCGCTGCTCGCCTACGCGGCGATCGGCGCCGGCGCCAACGCCCCCAAGCTGATCGCGACGTCCGAACTGGGTCCCGACGCGGTCATGCTCGTCTACGAGCACACCGGCGGACGCACCCTCGACTCCCTGCCGGACGAGGAGATCACGGACGAGCTGCTGCGCGGCACGTGGGAACAGGTCCAGGCGTTGCAGTCCCGGCGCATCGCACACCGCAGGCTGGTGGGCGACGCGATCCTGGTGGATCGTTCCGGCGCGGTGATCCTCACCGATCTGCGCATCGGCGAGATCGCCGCCGGAGACCTGCTGCTGCGCATGGACATCTCGCAGCTCCTGGTGACACTCGGCCTGCGGGTGGGCGCCGAACGCGCGGTCGCTTCGGCGGTGGGCGTGCTCGGTCCCGACGCCGTGGCGGACTGCCTGCCGATGCTCCAGCCCATCGCGCTCAGCCGCTCCACCCGCGCGACGCTGCGCAGACTCGCGCGGGAACGCGCCGAGCGCGAGCGCGAGGCGGTCCTGGAGTCGTCCCGGCAGGCCAAGCCGGCCCGTGCCGAGGCGGCCGCCGGGGAGGACGCGGGCGACACACCCGAGAAGAGCGTCCAGCTCACCAAGACGGAAGACACCAGCAAGACCGAGAAGACAGACAAGTCCGACAAGAAGGCCGCGCGTGCGGAACAGCGGGCCGAGAAGCGGGCCGTGGAAGAGGCGCTGGAGGAGGCTCGCGAGGAGGACCTGCTGACCCTGATCCGGCACGCCGTGCTGCGCATCAGGCCGCAGGCCCCGGTCGAGCCGGCCCGGCTGGAACGCGTGCGTCCGCGCACGCTGATCAGCTTCATCGCCGGGGCGATCGGCGCCTACTTCCTGCTGACGCAGCTCACCCACATCGAGTTCGGCCCGCTGATCTCGAACGCCCAGTGGGGCTGGGTGGCCGCGGCCGTGCTGTTCTCGGCGGCGAGTTACCTCGCGGCGGCGATGGCCCTGCTGGGCTTCGTGCCCGAGCGGGTGCCGTTCCTGCGGACCGTGGCCGCGCAGGTCGCCGGCTCGTTCGTGAAGATCGTCGCCCCGGCGGCGGTCGGCGGCGTGGCGCTGAACACCCGCTTCCTCCAGCGCGCGGGCGTGCGCCCGGGGCTCGCGGTGGCGAGTGTCGGGGCCTCCCAGTTGTTCGGGCTCGGCTGCCACATCCTGATGCTGATGGCCTTCGGCTATCTGACCGGCACGGAGAAGACGCCGTCGCTGTCCCCGTCCCGGACGGTCATCGCGGGTCTGCTGACCGTGGCGGTGCTCGTGCTCGTGGTGACCTCGGTGCCGTTCCTGCGCAAATTCGTCGTCACGCGCGTGCGCTCGCTCTTCGCCGGGGTCGTGCCGCGCATGCTGGACGTGCTGCAGCGGCCGCAGAAGCTGATCACCGGCATCGGCGGCATGCTGCTGCTCACCGCCTGCTTCGTGATGTGCCTGGACGCCTCGATCCGGGCCTTCGGCGACGACTCGACGTCGATCAGCCTGGCGAGCGTCGCGGTCGTCTTCCTCGCGGGCAACGCCCTGGGATCCGCCGCGCCGACGCCTGGAGGTGTGGGCGCGGTCGAGGCGACGCTGACGGTCGGCCTGATCGCCGTCGGCCTCCCGAAGGAGGTCGCCGCCCCCGCGGTGCTGCTCTACCGGCTGCTGACCCTGTGGCTGCCGGTCCTGCCGGGCTGGCTGATGTTCAACCACCTGACGCGGAAAGAGGCGCTCTGA
- a CDS encoding ATP-dependent helicase, with translation MSSSSSTGHPSHPQVRRGSRGAYRLVRTPPARRDPPRLDAAQRAVVDHAAGPLLVLAGPGTGKTTTLVESVADRIAKGGDPERILVLTFSRKAAVELRDRMALRMGAARAPRATTFHSFGYALVRAHQDSDLFVEPLRLLSGPEQDVTVRELLAGQVDLERLGLAHVRWPDELRACLTTRGFADEVRAVLARSRELGLGPEALGDFARRIGRPDWRAAAVFLAEYLDVLDLHGVLDYAELVHRAVLLARRPEVAAHLAGQYDAVYVDEYQDTDPAQVRLLHALAGGGRTLVAFGDPDQSIYAFRGADVNGILDFPGAFPRADGRPAPVEVLRTSRRSGAALLAGTRLLTQRMPLTRLPAAKVRAHRELTPVRDGGRVEAYTYPTSGTELDNVADILRRAHLEDGVPWGDMAVLVRAGSRTIPTMRRALTAAGVPLDIDGDDLPLRHEPAVAPLLTALRAVAEAEAGMGAGEPRHAAGAVADGSRDARAGEPGTGAGTGIAVDAETAADAETEAAPANATAPATATAPEAEPDPETGTGPDAEAAAPCWLPTETALTLLTSPLAAMDAADLRRLGRALRDEERAAGNALPAPSDELLARALAEPERLAVHDPAYARGAQRLGALLRRARARLADGGSAEEALWDLWDGTPWPTRLERSARRGGAAGRNADRDLDAVCALFATAARAEERTGGRGALNFLEEIDAEDIAADTLTRRAVRPDAVRLMTAHRSKGLEWRLVVVAGVQEGLWPDLRRRGSLLEADRIGRDGLAEPLTPGALLAEERRLFYVAATRARERLVVTAVKAPADDGDQPSRFLTELGVEPTDVAGRPRRPLAVAALVAELRATTVDPRVSEPLREAAARRLARLAALADEDGRPLVPSAHPYRWWGMWDPTDSKVPLRDRDHPVTLSGSALDQLANTCALQWFLGREVKADAPATAAQGFGNVVHVLADEVASGRTPADLAVLMERLDSVWNALAFDAPWKSAQEKANARVALERFLKWHVMDRAGRTPVASEHDFDVTLEAGEYEVRIRGQMDRVERDGDGRAYVVDFKTGKQAPTAAEVAHHPQLAVYQLAVREGAVDEAFDGVRPEPGGAELVQLRQGAAARDGGETLPKVQAQESAEGAAGEWVGDLLATAAGKVLDERFTPTAGQHCTHCAFRASCSARPEGRHVVE, from the coding sequence GTGAGCTCCTCTTCCTCCACCGGACACCCGTCGCACCCCCAGGTGCGACGGGGGAGCCGTGGCGCTTACCGACTGGTGCGTACCCCTCCGGCGCGAAGGGACCCCCCTCGTCTGGACGCCGCACAGCGTGCCGTGGTTGACCACGCCGCCGGGCCGCTGCTCGTCCTCGCGGGTCCGGGCACCGGCAAGACCACCACGCTCGTCGAGTCCGTGGCGGACCGGATCGCCAAGGGCGGCGACCCGGAGCGCATCCTGGTGCTGACCTTCAGCCGCAAGGCTGCCGTCGAACTGCGCGACCGCATGGCCCTGCGCATGGGCGCCGCCCGTGCCCCGCGGGCGACCACCTTTCACTCCTTCGGTTACGCCCTGGTCCGCGCCCACCAGGACAGCGACCTGTTCGTGGAGCCCCTGCGCCTGCTGTCCGGCCCGGAGCAGGACGTCACGGTGCGCGAGCTGCTCGCCGGGCAGGTCGACCTGGAGCGGCTCGGACTGGCCCACGTGCGCTGGCCCGACGAACTGCGCGCCTGCCTGACCACCCGCGGCTTCGCCGACGAGGTCCGCGCGGTGCTCGCCCGCAGCCGCGAACTCGGTCTCGGCCCGGAGGCGCTGGGAGACTTCGCTCGGCGCATCGGCCGCCCCGACTGGCGGGCCGCCGCCGTCTTCCTCGCCGAGTACCTCGACGTGCTCGACCTCCACGGCGTGCTCGACTACGCGGAACTCGTCCACCGCGCGGTGCTCCTCGCCCGCCGCCCCGAGGTCGCCGCACACCTCGCGGGTCAGTACGACGCGGTCTACGTCGACGAGTACCAGGACACCGACCCGGCCCAGGTACGGCTGCTGCACGCCCTGGCCGGCGGCGGGCGCACCCTCGTCGCCTTCGGTGACCCCGACCAGTCGATCTACGCCTTCCGAGGCGCGGACGTGAACGGCATCCTGGACTTCCCGGGCGCCTTCCCGCGCGCGGACGGCCGTCCGGCGCCGGTCGAGGTACTGCGGACCTCGCGGCGCTCCGGGGCGGCCCTGCTGGCCGGCACCCGTCTGCTGACCCAGCGGATGCCGCTGACCCGCCTGCCCGCCGCCAAGGTACGAGCCCACCGCGAGCTGACCCCGGTGCGGGACGGGGGGCGCGTCGAGGCGTACACGTACCCGACGTCCGGCACCGAACTGGACAACGTCGCCGACATCCTGCGCCGGGCCCACCTGGAGGACGGCGTCCCCTGGGGCGACATGGCCGTCCTGGTGCGCGCCGGCTCACGCACCATCCCCACGATGCGCCGGGCCCTCACCGCGGCCGGCGTCCCGCTGGACATCGACGGCGACGACCTTCCCCTGCGCCACGAGCCCGCGGTGGCACCCCTGCTGACGGCACTGCGGGCGGTGGCGGAGGCGGAGGCGGGCATGGGTGCGGGGGAGCCCCGGCACGCGGCCGGTGCCGTGGCCGACGGCTCCCGTGACGCGCGTGCGGGCGAGCCCGGGACCGGGGCCGGGACCGGCATCGCGGTGGACGCGGAGACTGCGGCGGACGCGGAGACTGAGGCGGCCCCGGCGAACGCGACCGCCCCGGCGACCGCGACGGCCCCGGAAGCAGAGCCGGACCCGGAGACGGGGACAGGACCGGACGCCGAGGCTGCGGCCCCCTGCTGGCTCCCCACCGAGACCGCCCTCACCCTTCTCACCTCCCCCCTTGCCGCCATGGACGCGGCCGACCTGCGCCGCCTGGGCCGCGCCCTGCGCGACGAGGAGCGGGCCGCCGGCAACGCACTGCCCGCGCCCTCGGACGAACTGCTCGCGCGTGCGCTGGCCGAGCCCGAGCGGCTGGCGGTCCACGACCCCGCCTACGCGCGCGGGGCGCAGCGTCTCGGTGCGTTGCTCCGCCGGGCCCGCGCGCGCCTGGCGGACGGCGGCAGCGCCGAGGAGGCTCTGTGGGACCTCTGGGACGGCACCCCGTGGCCGACCCGTCTGGAACGCTCCGCCCGGCGTGGCGGTGCCGCCGGACGCAATGCCGACCGCGATCTCGACGCCGTGTGCGCGCTGTTCGCGACGGCCGCCCGCGCGGAGGAGCGCACCGGTGGCCGGGGCGCCCTGAACTTCCTGGAGGAGATCGACGCCGAGGACATCGCCGCCGACACCCTCACGCGGCGTGCCGTACGCCCCGACGCCGTCCGCCTGATGACCGCGCACCGCTCGAAGGGGCTGGAGTGGCGGCTGGTCGTCGTCGCGGGCGTCCAGGAGGGACTCTGGCCGGACCTGCGGCGCCGCGGCTCCCTGCTGGAGGCCGACCGGATCGGCCGCGACGGTCTCGCCGAACCGCTGACACCCGGAGCGCTGCTCGCGGAGGAACGGCGCCTGTTCTACGTGGCCGCCACGCGCGCGCGTGAACGCCTCGTCGTGACCGCGGTGAAGGCACCGGCCGACGACGGCGACCAGCCCTCCCGGTTCCTGACCGAACTCGGCGTCGAACCCACCGACGTCGCGGGCCGCCCGCGCCGCCCCCTCGCCGTCGCGGCGCTCGTCGCCGAACTGAGGGCCACCACCGTCGACCCCCGCGTATCCGAACCCCTCAGGGAGGCCGCCGCCCGCCGTCTGGCCCGGCTGGCCGCCCTCGCCGACGAGGACGGCCGCCCGCTGGTGCCGTCCGCCCACCCGTACCGCTGGTGGGGCATGTGGGACCCGACCGATAGCAAGGTGCCGCTGCGCGACCGCGACCACCCCGTCACGCTCTCCGGCAGCGCCCTGGACCAGTTGGCCAACACGTGCGCCCTGCAGTGGTTCCTGGGCCGCGAGGTCAAGGCGGACGCGCCCGCCACGGCCGCCCAGGGCTTCGGCAACGTCGTGCACGTCCTGGCCGACGAGGTGGCCTCCGGGCGCACCCCGGCCGACCTCGCCGTCCTCATGGAACGCCTCGACTCCGTGTGGAACGCGCTCGCCTTCGACGCGCCGTGGAAGTCCGCGCAGGAGAAGGCCAACGCGCGCGTGGCACTCGAACGCTTCCTGAAGTGGCACGTCATGGACCGCGCCGGGCGTACGCCCGTGGCCAGCGAGCACGACTTCGACGTGACCCTGGAGGCGGGCGAGTACGAGGTGCGCATCCGCGGCCAGATGGACCGCGTCGAAAGGGATGGCGACGGCCGCGCCTACGTCGTCGACTTCAAGACCGGCAAGCAGGCGCCCACCGCGGCCGAGGTGGCCCACCACCCGCAGCTCGCCGTCTACCAGCTCGCGGTCCGCGAGGGCGCCGTCGACGAGGCCTTCGACGGCGTACGCCCCGAACCGGGCGGAGCCGAACTCGTCCAGCTCCGTCAGGGCGCGGCCGCCCGGGACGGCGGCGAGACCCTGCCCAAGGTGCAGGCACAGGAGTCGGCGGAGGGAGCGGCGGGCGAGTGGGTCGGCGATCTGCTGGCCACGGCCGCCGGCAAGGTCCTCGACGAACGCTTCACCCCGACCGCCGGCCAGCACTGCACGCACTGCGCCTTCCGCGCGTCGTGCAGCGCGCGGCCCGAGGGACGGCACGTCGTGGAGTAG
- a CDS encoding alpha/beta hydrolase: protein MPNPSRLRAAALTATAVTLSALMAGCGGGSQEDDENLSQQKLSWKECPAPSEAEGGGASPSPLPDGDEWQCATMKAPLDYDDPEGDTIDLALIRAESSGPADRRIGSLIFNFGGPGGSGVTTLPAFGQDYAKLRTRYDLVSFDPRGVGRSAPVECLDDKQLDTYFQQDATPDDAAERTELVDNTEEFNAACEKNSKKVIPHVPTTDAARDMDLMRQVLGDDKLYYFGISYGTELGGVYAHLFPKRVGRAVFDAVVDPTQTPEQGSLGQAEGFQLALDNFAEDCVSKVEDCPIGDTADDVKSRIARLLKDLDRRPIPGIFPRELTETAATGGIAQALYSKDFWEYLTEGLEQAYDGDGRVLMVLSDSLNGRNENGQYSNITAANVAINCADDKPRYDSAYVESKLPAFRKASPLFGDFLAWSMLSCTDWAVAGAADHPDVSAPGSPPILVIGNTGDPATPYEGAGRMAEELGEGVGVELTYKGQGHGAYDSQDKCVRNAVDGYLLDGKVPAAGAVCP from the coding sequence ATGCCGAATCCCTCCCGGCTGCGCGCCGCCGCCCTGACCGCCACCGCCGTCACGCTGTCCGCCCTGATGGCAGGGTGCGGCGGCGGTTCGCAAGAGGACGACGAGAACCTCTCGCAGCAGAAGCTCAGCTGGAAGGAGTGCCCGGCGCCGTCCGAGGCCGAGGGCGGTGGTGCCTCCCCCTCCCCGCTGCCGGACGGCGACGAGTGGCAGTGCGCCACCATGAAGGCACCCCTCGACTACGACGACCCCGAGGGCGACACGATCGACCTCGCGCTGATCCGGGCCGAGTCGAGCGGTCCGGCCGACCGGCGGATCGGCTCGCTGATCTTCAACTTCGGCGGCCCCGGCGGATCGGGCGTGACCACACTGCCCGCCTTCGGGCAGGACTACGCGAAGCTGCGCACGCGCTACGACCTGGTCAGCTTCGACCCGCGCGGCGTCGGCCGCAGCGCGCCGGTGGAGTGCCTGGACGACAAGCAGCTCGACACCTACTTCCAGCAGGACGCCACCCCCGACGACGCGGCCGAGCGCACCGAGCTGGTGGACAACACGGAGGAGTTCAACGCGGCCTGCGAGAAGAACTCGAAGAAGGTCATCCCGCACGTCCCCACCACCGACGCGGCCCGCGACATGGACCTGATGCGCCAGGTCCTCGGCGACGACAAGCTGTACTACTTCGGCATCTCCTACGGCACCGAACTCGGCGGCGTCTACGCCCACCTGTTCCCGAAGCGGGTGGGCCGGGCCGTCTTCGACGCGGTCGTCGACCCCACGCAGACCCCGGAGCAGGGCTCGCTCGGACAGGCCGAGGGATTCCAGCTCGCGCTCGACAATTTCGCCGAGGACTGCGTGTCCAAGGTCGAGGACTGCCCCATCGGAGACACCGCCGACGACGTCAAGTCCCGTATCGCCCGGCTGCTGAAGGACCTGGACCGCAGACCGATCCCCGGCATCTTCCCCCGCGAGCTGACCGAGACCGCGGCGACTGGCGGCATCGCACAGGCGCTGTACTCGAAGGACTTCTGGGAGTACCTCACCGAGGGCCTGGAGCAGGCCTACGACGGTGACGGCCGGGTCCTCATGGTGCTGTCGGACTCGTTGAACGGGCGCAACGAGAACGGCCAGTACAGCAACATCACCGCGGCCAACGTCGCGATCAACTGCGCCGACGACAAGCCCCGGTACGACTCCGCCTACGTGGAGAGCAAGCTGCCCGCATTCCGGAAGGCGTCACCGCTGTTCGGCGACTTCCTCGCCTGGTCCATGCTCAGCTGCACCGACTGGGCGGTGGCCGGCGCCGCCGACCATCCGGACGTCAGTGCTCCGGGTTCGCCGCCGATCCTGGTGATCGGCAACACCGGTGACCCGGCGACGCCGTACGAGGGAGCCGGGAGGATGGCCGAGGAGCTGGGCGAGGGCGTCGGTGTGGAGCTGACCTACAAGGGCCAGGGCCACGGTGCCTACGACAGCCAGGACAAGTGCGTGCGGAACGCGGTGGACGGCTATCTGCTGGACGGGAAGGTACCCGCGGCCGGCGCCGTCTGCCCTTGA
- a CDS encoding alpha/beta hydrolase codes for MGRLVRWTALTAAAALLTAGCSGGSSDEDGDEGGRSSAGPSAAAPSGVPEALASQSLDWGRCEGTADSPAPGGDWRCATLRAPLDWSDPDGETIDLALIRAKAKGEQRVGSLLFNFGGPGGSGVSMMPSYGELVSSLHERYDLVSWDPRGVAASEGVRCRGDEAIDAAETVDSTPDTATEEQAYLKDAADFGKGCQKAAGKLMAHVSTTDTARDMDLMRHVLGDEKMHYFGISYGTELGGVYAHLFPKRVGRMILDAVVDPGADTMGHAENQARGFQRALDDYLKSTGQEPRQGSRKITALLERLDAEPLPTSSPGRKLTQTLALTGIVLPLYSEATWPTLTSALAAAEEGDGSELLALADGYNERDDSGRYGTTTHSQRVISCLDDRQRPTVEETKALLPRFEKVSPVFGAFLGWDTAGWCHDWPVPGQHETPDVSAAGAAPILVVGNTGDPATPYEGARRMADELGEDVGVMLTWKGEGHGAYGSGSDCVDSAVDAYLLKGTVPEAGKVCS; via the coding sequence ATGGGGCGTCTCGTACGGTGGACGGCTCTGACGGCCGCCGCCGCACTGCTGACGGCGGGCTGCAGCGGCGGCTCGTCCGACGAGGACGGGGACGAGGGAGGCCGGAGCAGCGCGGGGCCCTCGGCGGCGGCACCGTCCGGGGTGCCCGAGGCGCTGGCCTCCCAGTCGCTGGACTGGGGCCGCTGCGAAGGCACCGCCGACTCCCCCGCACCGGGCGGCGACTGGCGGTGCGCCACACTCAGGGCGCCGCTGGACTGGTCCGACCCGGACGGCGAGACCATCGACCTCGCGCTGATCCGGGCCAAGGCCAAGGGCGAACAGCGCGTCGGCTCCCTGCTGTTCAACTTCGGCGGCCCGGGCGGATCCGGCGTCTCCATGATGCCTTCCTACGGCGAGCTCGTCTCCTCGCTGCACGAGCGGTACGACCTGGTGAGCTGGGACCCACGCGGAGTGGCCGCCAGCGAAGGCGTCCGCTGCCGCGGCGACGAGGCGATCGATGCGGCCGAGACGGTGGACTCCACGCCGGACACCGCGACCGAGGAACAGGCGTACCTGAAGGACGCGGCCGACTTCGGGAAGGGCTGCCAGAAGGCCGCCGGCAAGCTGATGGCGCACGTCTCGACCACGGACACGGCCCGCGACATGGACCTGATGCGCCATGTGCTGGGCGACGAGAAGATGCACTACTTCGGAATCTCGTACGGCACCGAACTGGGCGGGGTGTACGCCCACCTGTTCCCGAAGCGGGTGGGGCGCATGATCCTCGACGCCGTCGTGGACCCGGGCGCCGACACGATGGGCCACGCCGAGAACCAGGCCAGGGGCTTCCAGCGGGCGCTGGACGACTACCTGAAGTCGACCGGGCAGGAACCCCGGCAGGGATCACGGAAGATCACCGCCCTGCTGGAACGGCTGGACGCGGAGCCCCTGCCGACGTCGTCGCCGGGACGGAAGCTGACGCAGACGCTGGCGCTCACCGGCATCGTGCTGCCGCTCTACAGCGAGGCCACTTGGCCGACGCTGACCAGCGCGCTGGCGGCGGCCGAGGAGGGCGACGGCTCGGAGCTGCTCGCCCTGGCCGACGGCTACAACGAACGGGACGACTCGGGTCGCTACGGCACGACGACCCACTCCCAGCGGGTCATATCGTGCCTGGACGACAGGCAGCGGCCGACCGTGGAGGAGACGAAGGCGCTGCTGCCGAGGTTCGAGAAGGTCTCGCCGGTCTTCGGAGCCTTCCTGGGCTGGGACACGGCCGGCTGGTGTCACGACTGGCCCGTTCCCGGACAGCACGAGACCCCGGACGTGAGCGCGGCGGGCGCGGCCCCGATCCTCGTGGTCGGCAACACAGGCGACCCGGCCACGCCCTACGAGGGTGCCCGCAGGATGGCGGACGAGCTGGGCGAGGACGTCGGCGTGATGCTCACCTGGAAGGGCGAGGGGCACGGGGCGTACGGGAGCGGGAGCGACTGTGTCGACTCCGCGGTGGACGCCTACCTGCTGAAGGGGACGGTGCCCGAGGCCGGCAAGGTCTGCTCATGA
- a CDS encoding MGMT family protein: MSEQSLPDGARAEHADALPEYAERVLDVTELIPPGRVMTYGDVAEYLEEGGPRQVGRVMSLYGGGVPWWRVVRADGALLAGHELEALDRYRDEGTPLKEASRAAEGHQPRLDLKRARWDGGGRAQGHT; this comes from the coding sequence ATGAGCGAGCAGAGCCTTCCGGACGGCGCCCGCGCGGAGCACGCGGACGCGCTGCCCGAGTATGCCGAGCGGGTCCTCGACGTGACCGAACTGATCCCGCCGGGCCGCGTCATGACCTACGGGGACGTCGCCGAGTACCTGGAGGAGGGGGGACCTCGTCAAGTCGGCCGCGTGATGTCCCTCTATGGGGGAGGCGTCCCCTGGTGGCGTGTCGTCCGCGCGGACGGGGCGCTGCTCGCCGGGCACGAACTGGAGGCCCTCGACCGCTACCGGGACGAGGGCACGCCCCTGAAGGAGGCGAGCAGGGCCGCGGAGGGCCATCAGCCGCGCCTCGACCTGAAGCGGGCGCGGTGGGACGGCGGCGGACGTGCGCAGGGTCACACCTGA